TATTCATTGTCAATTGGACTGTgaattacatttataaattaataaaacgaATCAATTTCATCATCTCTTCCTGGCTATAGCACTGATACACGATTGTGTCAAATTAAGACCGAAAGTCAACGCAGTAATCACAGGCGACCAGCAGGTGGACATACCTTTGGAGATAGCAAACTCCCGTTCcacagtagtagtagaagaagAAAACCCCGGAAGTATTTTTCGCCGTCCGCCGCCGATGGCTTCTTCCATGAGCGGTATGTTCCCCGGCCAGCAGCCGCAGACCGTCCACACCGTCCCGGGCACGAGCGCCCCGGTCCAGCCGGGGTTTCCCGGTCCGGCGAACCGGAGCCAGGGAAGCAACACGCTGGTGGACGAATTGGAGGCTTCGTTCGAGGTAGGGGGCGATGGTTAGCATTGAATGCtaatgtctgtctctctctctctctattattattattattattatccacTCGACtttgatttaaacatttttttaaatatatttttccaaatcTACTGTCATCTAGGCTTGTTTCGCCTCGTTGGTAAGCCAAGACTACGTGAACGGGACTGACCAGGAGGAGATCCGAACAGGTCAGTCAACGGCATTGTTTTGCCTGGAATAGTGGACTATTTACGGACATTCCCGTGGGAAAAAAGGCATATTTTTTTGCGATTAAGGTGTGGACCAGTGCATCCAGAAGTTTCTGGACGTGGCCCGGCAGACGGAGTGTTTCTTCCTGCAAAAGAGGCTTCAGTTGTCAGTTCAGAAGCCGGAACAGGTTGTCAAGGAGgtaattgactgccattgacgccgataGACGTCCGACCCGATTGGATTGGGAGGTCTTGGCATCGATCGATTGATCACAACACTTTTGTTTTTGCGCGTTTAGGATGTGTCGGAGTTGCGCAACGAGCTCCAGAGGAAGGAGCTGCTGGTGCAGAAGCACCTGTCCAAGCTGCACACGTGGCAGCAAGTCCTGGACGAAGTCAGCGTGCAGCAGCAGCATCGGAAGGCCAGCGAGCTCCCCCCACCCGGACCTCTGGCCTTCCTGGAGCAGGCTTCAGCCAACTTGCCTCCAGCCCCGCTAAAGCCCAACTAGCCTAGCGGACCGAGCCGTGCCTTGCCGTGGAAGGCCGGCATGGCACTCAAGGACTTTCCCTTCAATTGGACTGGATGTTTTCTCATGACAAActcattgaaataaaaatgttattttgttacTCATCTTTTCTTGAATTTGGAGTATTTCTAATTGAGTTTGCAACATTCCTGGGTCACTTCTTTATTTCCAGTCAGTTTTTGTTTAAGTAGGTTCAATTCCTGCTCACTACCTCTTGCCTTGAAGTTATTCCTGCATCCCTTCCCATCAAAGTTAATGcatcaattttaaaatgaactccTAAGTACGCATCTTAGTTCTCAACAGGATTGTAAAAGATGAGTTAATAAATGTCAATGATTACCacgttcaaatgaattgggcgTCTATTCGtaataattaaatttaaattcacaacaaAGGATGATTGGATGCCGCGcgtataatatatgtatatatatatatatatatatatatatatatatatatatatatatatatatatatatatatatatatatatatatatatatatatatatatatatatatatacgtagtaTGTACTAAATTTAGGCATCAGGTGGTTAAGAACAAAGGACGCAAATAGTCATGGCGGTCCTCCACCATTGCGTGGCGCTGTGCATTTGAGCGACTCCGTGTCAGCGTCGGGGACCCTCTTTGCCGACACGTTTCCTTGTTTGTGCGTCTGCTCTCAATGAAAAGAATGGTGGAAGGAgaataaaataagtagcaccaaACCGCCTTTTCCAAAGAGTGACACAAGGGGAAAAGGTTGAGAAAACTGCCCTTCTTTCCCCCACGTCGTCCATAAGTGGGTATTTTATCACGCGGCTAGCTAGCTTTTCGCCCCGCGGCTAACCGGCGGTCCTCGGCCACAACATCCGCTCACAGCCCCGCCGCGGTCGGACTCCGGGAGGAGCTGACTCCGCCACCGCCCGCCGACGACCGAGAAGCTCGGATATGGAATGGTGCATGCCGCCGGGCCTAGTGTGCTGCCGTTGAATACAAGCGGAGTCATGGACACGCATCCCCTGTAAgtagacaaagaaaaaatgaactaaatacacgAGACTGTGCCTGTTGACGTCTTctggctagccgctagcgtgacTGATGGTGCCGCAGTAGACAGGCGTCGAAGCGGGGAAGGGACGTGAAGCTTACAATAGCAGGcctgcatgtgttttttttaaattaatattcacTATTTTTAAGGATGCATGTGCGGAAAATGAAGGCAATAGTCGAGCAGTAATGACAGCAGTGCTTTTTAACTCATTCCTGGCGTTGACGCTGATGGACGAACCAGAGTCGCTTTAAAAATGTTGCCGTTTTACTCATTAGTTTGCTCAAACTAAGAAAACATACTAACAACATTCCAACACTTCTAACTGCTTTGTTGTTATTGCATCAAATAACATTGGCTAGATTTTAAGTTCTGAAGATGACATATAAAAGATATTTACATCCAAGTAAATGAAATTTATAAGCATTCACTGCAATGCACTTACAAACGTAGCATCCGTTCCAAATGAGTCAACTagcctgattttatttttattttcgatGCCGTATCAGGCACTTTTCAGCAAGTCTTTGGCACTCAGAACACTTTCAGAGGGGAAAAAGCCCTTAAGATCACAACTGGCTAAAAAGACAATGGACAAACTCGGTGAGAAATATGACAACGTGCTAATAAACACCACAAGCTTTAAAAATGTTGCCGTTTTACCAATTAGTTTGCTCAAACTAAGAAATCATACTAACAACCTTCCGACACTTCGAActgctttgttattattgcatcAAATaacattggctcccattgacgcCGACAGACGTTCGACCCATTTGGACTGGTGTGAATTGGTctgaaatttgtttatttttgaattgaatttggaCAGGTTTTAGTTTTTTCTCCGTCTGTTACTTCTGTCTATAGTCCGTCATTGCCGGTGatccaatttattttggatTGGGAGGGCTGAAAACCATCGGACAGTCCACAAAGATAGACAAACTTGAGTGTtttaatttcaatgtttttttatgcaaatgggttggacgtctgtcgccgtcaatggcaaccactgAGTTGATTTGACCTCTGCACTCGTTTCAGGTGTACGCGGCTCTGTCCGCACGCTCTGGACAAAGAGGACGGTGGCGCCGAAAGACAGGGGCCGCTCACGCTGAACCCTCGACACATGAGGAAGGCCTTCAAAGTCATGAACGAGTTGCGCAGGTGCGTACTACGATTTTTCGGGCTGCTCGTGCTCAACTCGTCTGTTGTAGACAGACGATTGGACACCACGTGAATGGACGGCTGTCGTCGTCCACCGCACTGACACGGCTAGCGATGGGAGGGTGGGCTAATGGGCTACAAAAACTAAAAACTCAAATGTCCTCCCCTCAGCCAAAACCTGTTGTGCGACGTGACCATCGTGGCGGAGGACGTGGAGATCGCCGCTCACCGCGTTGTGCTGGCCGCCGGGAGCCCGTACTTCCACGCCATGTTCACGGGTAAGCgccgccgcccgcccgcccgctcgccgccgcctcccaCTAAACGGCGGCCCGGCTGCAGGCGAGATGGCGGAGAGCCGAGCCAAGCGCGTGAGGATCAAGGAGATGGATGGCTGGACGCTGGGACTCTTGGTGGACTACATCTACACGGCTGAGATTCAAGTCACGGAAGATAACGTGCAGGTGACCCTGAGTGACGCACCGACCGCcatgtttacattttataaCAAGAGAGAAATTCTTGTTGATGCCTTTTAAAGGGGACAACTTCACAAAGTTGATCACATTTGACTTCCATTGTGTGCCCAATAGGCGGTGCTCCCAGCGGCGGGCCTGTTGCAGCTAAATGAGGTGAGGAAGGCGTGCTGCGACTTCCTGAGCTCGCAACTCCACCCGTCCAACTGTTTGGGCATCCGAGCCTTCGCCGACCTGCACGCCTGCTCGCAACTGCTCACGCAGGCCAACTGCTTCGCAGGTGCCTTCAAAACGCTTTTATTCTTCTGTTTACAAATTGGAATTTATTGGAaatagttttttcttttctagaaCAACACTTTACGGAAGTGGTGGGCAGCGAGGAGTTCCTCAACCTGGGCATGGAGCAGGTTTCCAGCCTCATCGCCAGTGACAAACTCACCATTCCCACGGAGGAGAAGGTGGGTGTAATGTCTCCCTCTGGCGGCCACGTGTGGCGCTTACGCTCCCCTTTCGCTTACCACGCAGGTGTTTGAGTCGGTGGTGGCGTGGGTCAACCACGACAAAGATGTTCGCCAGGAGCACCTGGCGCACCTCATGGAGCACGTTCGCCTGCCCCTGCTCACCCGGGAATACCTGGTGCAGGTCAGCGCCCGACGTCGCGTTCCTGAcccccagtcaaactggattggtcgCCCGTCTGTCTCTGGCTGCCAATCAGTCAATAcctagaaatacattttaaaaacacgattttttttttaccgattccgatcctctaaaaaaaaaaatgatcggGCCCGATTTCTGGGATGGAGAAATTTCAAAAGAAGCTAAAATTAAAGCAATAAATGCACGATAACCAACGCCAATAAACATCAGTGGCCCTGCGTTTGTGAGGTCAGCGCGTGGAGGAGGAGTCCCTGATCAAGAACAGCAGCGCCTGCAAGGACTACTTGATCGAGGCCATGAAGTACCACCTGCTGCCGGCCGAGCAGCGGGCGCTCATCAAGACGGCGCGCACCCGCGCACGCACCCCCGCCCGCTGCCCCAAGGTCGGCCCAAAAAGCcatgacaacttttttttttaattctctctttttacatttatttgtttgtttttttgccacaggtgatggtggtggtggggggccaAGCGCCCAAGGCCATCCGCAGCGTGGAATGCTACGACTTTGAGGAGCGGCGCTGGTACCAGGTGGCCGAGCTGCCCACGCGCAGATGCCGAGCGGGTAGGTTTCGCAGATCAATCTCCGGCGCGACGCCTCCGCTAGTGACGCCAACTTTTCACACTCTGTCTCATCTAAACCAATTGTAAAgcgtctcaaaacttttggccgCGGGTGTTACAACACAGCacttagatcacatgtgtcaaagtggcggcccgggggccaaatctggtccgccgcatcattttgtgtggcccgggaaagtcaatgatgagtgctgactttctgttttaggatcaaattcaaatgatagatataaatgtatattaaatttcctgattttccccttttaaatcaatcattgtcattttttaagcaattttttctgtgtttttagttcaaaaatcattttgtaaaatctaaaaatatctttaaaaagctcaaataaacattgttttagatctataaaaaactgaatattcagggatcttaatccagttcttttaatccatttattaaaaaaaaatctaaatattagatctaaaatggtccgggccatgtgaaatcaagttgacgttaaagcagcccgcgaaccaacccaagtctgacacccctgacttagaTAATATGTCATCTAAGGCCGCAAAATCAACTGGAATTGACACAAAATCAATAAGAAGGCACCCCAGAGTACCCCCAAATGAGCCACAAAGGTCCCCAAATTGTCAGGAAGTGACTCGCACAGCTCACAAAATTGACAGGTAGTGAGAAATGCCACAAAAGAGCGCTCTTCTTCCTTTCAGGGGTCGTGTCGGTGGGCACCTGCGTGTACGCGGTGGGAGGCTTCAACGGTTCCCTGCGCGTGCGGACGGTGGACGCCTACGACCCGGCGGCGGACCGCTGGAGCGGCGCGGCCAGCATGCAGGACCGCCGATCCACGCTGGGAGCCGCCGTTCTCAACGGGCTGCTCTACGCCGTCGGGGGCTTCGACGGCAGCActggtaaaaatgtattttaaaaaaatactagttaATACTTGCTGTTCATGACCGTCAAATGGGATCTGTCTCGGGACAGGCTTGTCCACGGTGGAGGCGTACAACGCCAAGACGGACGAATGGTTCCACGTTTTGCCCATGAGCACACGACGCAGCAGCGTGGGCGTGGGGGTGCTGAACGGTGACTACACGCCACACtttggcttttttattccaaaccaAACACCCATTTACgctaagtcaggggtgtcagactcgggttgcgtaacgtcaacgccatttcatgcgggccggaccattttagatataatatttagattttttttttttttaattggattaaaggaactgaatattccgttttttatatctaaaacaatgtttattttagctttatatatatattttttagattttacaaaatgatttttgaactaaaaacacagaaaaaaatgattaaaaaaatgtcaatgattgatttaaaagggggaaaatcaggaagagtatagatgtatattaaatttcctaatttacccccttttaaatcaatcattgtcattttttaatccatttttttctgtttttaggtcaaaaataattttgtaaaatctaaaagtatattttaaaaaaaagctaaaataaacattgttttagatctataaaaaaacggaatattcagggatttaaatccatttataaaaaacaaaaatcgtaATATagctaaaatggtctggcccacgtgaaatcgagttgacgttaaagcggcccgcgaaccaacccgagtttgacacccttgcgttaAATGAAGAAGATTTGTTGACCGTTTGGGATCATTTCTTATGGCTTACTTGTTTATTTGCGGGCCATTGACGGCACGGTGACCCGTGGCGGTCAGGGATGCTGTACGCGGTGGGCGGCTACGACGGCGCCACCCGCCAATGCCTGAGCACGGTGGAGGCCTACGACCCCAAGGGCAACGCGTGGAGCTACGTGGCCGAGATGGGCACGCGACGCAGCGGCGCCGGCGTGGGCGTGCTCAAGGGCCGCCTCTACGCCGCCGGCGGCCACGACGGACCCCTGGTGCGCAAGAGCTGCGAAGTCTACGAGCCGGCGTCGGACAGCTGGCGCCAAGTGGCCGACATGAACGTGTGCCGCCGCAACGCGGGTGAGGACCCCGGGGGGACCGGCCCCGCCTTCCCTTGGCTTCCACGTTTAAGCGCCCGTCCGTTTCAGGCGTGTGCGCCGTGGACAACTTGCTGTACGTGGTGGGCGGCGACAACGGCAGCTGCAACCTGGCTTCGGTGGAGTTTTATAACCCCGCCTCCGACAAGTGGACGCTGCTGACCAGCTGCATGAGCACGGGACGCAGTTACGCCGGTAAGTGGATCCAcgttatggttttttttgtttggccatcgttatctgaaaaacttacCGGAATCGGGGGCGGGTTATCcgcgagaaatggtaaaattcaactattttaagggtgcggcttatatgcgagtaaataaaaaagctcaaataaacattgttttagatctataaaaaacggaatattcaggg
The Stigmatopora argus isolate UIUO_Sarg chromosome 7, RoL_Sarg_1.0, whole genome shotgun sequence DNA segment above includes these coding regions:
- the med28 gene encoding mediator of RNA polymerase II transcription subunit 28, with the protein product MASSMSGMFPGQQPQTVHTVPGTSAPVQPGFPGPANRSQGSNTLVDELEASFEACFASLVSQDYVNGTDQEEIRTGVDQCIQKFLDVARQTECFFLQKRLQLSVQKPEQVVKEDVSELRNELQRKELLVQKHLSKLHTWQQVLDEVSVQQQHRKASELPPPGPLAFLEQASANLPPAPLKPN
- the klhl2 gene encoding kelch-like protein 2, producing the protein MVHAAGPSVLPLNTSGVMDTHPLCTRLCPHALDKEDGGAERQGPLTLNPRHMRKAFKVMNELRSQNLLCDVTIVAEDVEIAAHRVVLAAGSPYFHAMFTGEMAESRAKRVRIKEMDGWTLGLLVDYIYTAEIQVTEDNVQAVLPAAGLLQLNEVRKACCDFLSSQLHPSNCLGIRAFADLHACSQLLTQANCFAEQHFTEVVGSEEFLNLGMEQVSSLIASDKLTIPTEEKVFESVVAWVNHDKDVRQEHLAHLMEHVRLPLLTREYLVQRVEEESLIKNSSACKDYLIEAMKYHLLPAEQRALIKTARTRARTPARCPKVMVVVGGQAPKAIRSVECYDFEERRWYQVAELPTRRCRAGVVSVGTCVYAVGGFNGSLRVRTVDAYDPAADRWSGAASMQDRRSTLGAAVLNGLLYAVGGFDGSTGLSTVEAYNAKTDEWFHVLPMSTRRSSVGVGVLNGMLYAVGGYDGATRQCLSTVEAYDPKGNAWSYVAEMGTRRSGAGVGVLKGRLYAAGGHDGPLVRKSCEVYEPASDSWRQVADMNVCRRNAGVCAVDNLLYVVGGDNGSCNLASVEFYNPASDKWTLLTSCMSTGRSYAGVTVIDKPL